Proteins encoded together in one Nyctibius grandis isolate bNycGra1 chromosome 1, bNycGra1.pri, whole genome shotgun sequence window:
- the MAS1 gene encoding proto-oncogene Mas, translated as MDESNITFHPSEGTENISMHRNISAQERVWEILTPLWAIMIISFLGFCENGIVLWCLCFQIKRNPFTAYITHLSIADISLLLCTFILSIEYIAGFGFAYGFYYYITTTLSIVFLLGYNTGLYLLTAISIERCLSIVYPIWYRCHRSQHQSAIVCAILWTLSFLMTVAEYLTCKDDSTKEQFDDSNHCQALLIFTWILTFMIFIPLMILSSLILVIRIHRNSLRPHSSKLYIIIVATVIVFLIFAMPMRLLYLLNYHHWSSLLSQQNHVTVVLSTINSSINPLVYFFVGSSKKKRFKESLKVVLSRALADGLRPRSQEVGMSLDIAETIF; from the coding sequence ATGGATGAGTCAAATATAACGTTTCATCCCAGCGAAGGCACAGAGAACATCTCaatgcacagaaacatttctgcacAGGAAAGGGTCTGGGAGATATTGACCCCACTTTGGGCAATTATGATCATCTCCTTCCTGGGTTTTTGTGAAAATGGAATTGTCCTCTGGTGCCTCTGCTTCCAGATCAAAAGAAACCCATTCACTGCGTACATCACACACCTGTCCATTGCTGACATCTCCTTACTGCTTTGTACATTTATTCTGTCAATTGAGTACATTGCTGGTTTTGGATTCGCATATGGTTTTTACTATTATATAACCACCACACTATCTATTGTCTTCCTTCTTGGATATAATACTGGTCTCTATCTCCTGACAGCCATCAGTATTGAGAGGTGTCTGTCTATTGTTTACCCCATCTGGTACCGATGCCACCGGTCACAGCACCAATCGGCAATTGTGTGTGCAATTCTGTGGACTCTGTCTTTTCTGATGACAGTAGCCGAATACTTAACATGCAAAGATGATTCAACGAAGGAACAATTCGACGATAGCAACCATTGCCAAGCACTGCTCATCTTCACATGGATCCTGACTTTCATGATCTTCATTCCTCTAATGATTCTGTCCAGCCTGATCTTGGTTATCAGGATTCATCGTAACTCCCTGAGACCTCATTCATCAAAGCTCTACATCATCATTGTGGCCACAGTCATTGTCTTCCTCATCTTTGCCATGCCTATGAGGCTGTTGTATCTTCTGAATTACCACCACTGGTCATCTTTGCTCAGCCAGCAGAACCATGTCACCGTTGTTCTCTCCACCATTAACAGTAGCATCAACCCCCTTGTCTACTTCTTTGTAGGAAGCAGCAAGAAGAAGAGGTTCAAGGAGAGCCTCAAAGTGGTTCTTAGTAGAGCACTCGCTGATGGGTTGCGGCCAAGAAGCCAGGAAGTTGGCATGAGTTTGGATATAGCTGAAACAATTTTCTAA